From one Streptomyces sp. N50 genomic stretch:
- a CDS encoding tryptophan 2,3-dioxygenase family protein: MNRTTTTTTTLTYGTYLRLPQLLGQQLPLAAAAHDEHLFITVHQVHELWFKQLLVELTDARDRMLAGENAVALRRLCRCREIERALLDALALLDTMAPGDFEAFRGALGTASGGQSAQFHEIEALSARRDHRTRSMRWLTEAERARLDRRLLEPTLWDGFLAALPSAGRDAAFRGEGPLGELADALLGHDEGWALWRARHVLVVERQIGKGRGTAGSSGPRICGSAPANGSSRSCGKLGALCCEPLMCPLCVSVACARCAGGSGGSPEGMSSGLLLLWGSRKFNAQLNSTHKEVPTCLQ; the protein is encoded by the coding sequence GTGAACCGGACCACGACCACCACGACCACCCTCACCTACGGCACCTACCTGCGCCTCCCGCAGCTCCTCGGCCAGCAGCTGCCGCTGGCCGCCGCCGCGCACGACGAGCATCTGTTCATCACCGTGCACCAGGTGCACGAACTCTGGTTCAAGCAGCTCCTCGTCGAGCTCACGGACGCCCGCGACCGGATGCTGGCGGGCGAGAACGCCGTAGCGCTACGACGGCTGTGCCGCTGCCGGGAGATCGAGCGGGCGCTGCTCGACGCACTGGCGCTGCTGGACACCATGGCGCCGGGCGACTTCGAGGCGTTCCGCGGTGCGCTCGGCACGGCGAGTGGCGGGCAGTCCGCGCAGTTCCACGAGATCGAGGCGCTCTCGGCGCGCCGGGACCACCGCACCCGCTCGATGCGCTGGCTGACGGAGGCCGAGCGGGCCCGGCTGGACCGGCGGCTGCTGGAGCCGACGCTGTGGGACGGGTTCCTCGCGGCGCTCCCCAGTGCGGGCCGGGATGCCGCGTTCCGCGGCGAGGGGCCGCTCGGGGAGCTGGCGGACGCGCTGCTCGGCCACGACGAGGGCTGGGCGCTGTGGCGGGCCCGGCACGTCCTGGTCGTGGAGCGGCAGATCGGCAAGGGCCGGGGTACGGCGGGCAGTTCGGGGCCGCGTATCTGCGGGAGCGCACCGGCGAACGGTTCTTCCCGGAGCTGTGGGAAGCTCGGGGCGCTGTGCTGTGAGCCCCTGATGTGTCCGCTGTGTGTGTCCGTTGCGTGTGCCCGTTGTGCGGGCGGGTCGGGCGGGAGCCCGGAGGGAATGTCCTCCGGGCTTCTTCTGTTGTGGGGTAGCAGAAAGTTCAACGCTCAACTAAACTCGACGCACAAGGAGGTCCCGACATGCCTGCAGTGA
- a CDS encoding pirin family protein: protein MPAVTVENPLTLPRVAAPADAVARPVLAVSTAPSGFEGEGFPVRRAFAGINYRHLDPFIMMDQMGEVEYAPGEPKGTPWHPHRGFETVTYIIDGVFDHQDSNGGGGTITNGDTQWMTAGAGLLHIEAPPESLVVSGGLFHGLQLWVNLPAKDKMMPPRYQDIRGGQVQLLTTPDGGALLRVIAGELDGHQGPGITHTPITMIHATVAPGAEVTLPWREDFNGVAYVLAGKGSVGAERRAIHMGQTAVFGAGSSLTVRADEQQDGNTPDLEVAILGGQPIREPMAHYGPFVMNTREELQQAFEDFQKGRLGTIPAVHGMGEGGL from the coding sequence ATGCCTGCAGTGACCGTAGAGAACCCGCTGACCCTGCCCCGCGTGGCCGCGCCGGCCGACGCCGTGGCACGTCCCGTGCTCGCCGTCTCGACCGCGCCCAGCGGTTTCGAGGGTGAGGGCTTCCCGGTGCGCCGCGCGTTCGCCGGGATCAACTACCGCCACCTCGACCCGTTCATCATGATGGACCAGATGGGCGAGGTGGAGTACGCGCCGGGCGAGCCGAAGGGCACCCCCTGGCACCCGCACCGCGGCTTCGAGACGGTGACGTACATCATCGACGGCGTCTTCGACCACCAGGACTCGAACGGCGGCGGCGGCACCATCACCAACGGCGACACGCAGTGGATGACGGCGGGCGCGGGCCTGCTGCACATCGAGGCGCCGCCGGAGTCGCTGGTCGTGTCCGGCGGGCTCTTCCACGGCCTGCAGCTGTGGGTGAACCTCCCGGCCAAGGACAAGATGATGCCCCCGCGCTACCAGGACATCCGCGGCGGCCAGGTCCAGCTGCTCACCACCCCCGACGGCGGCGCGCTCCTGCGGGTCATCGCCGGTGAGCTGGACGGTCACCAGGGTCCCGGTATCACGCACACGCCGATCACGATGATCCACGCGACGGTGGCGCCGGGCGCGGAGGTCACGCTGCCCTGGCGCGAGGACTTCAACGGTGTCGCGTACGTCCTGGCGGGCAAGGGCTCGGTCGGTGCGGAGCGGCGCGCGATCCACATGGGCCAGACCGCGGTCTTCGGCGCGGGTTCGTCCCTGACGGTCCGCGCGGACGAGCAGCAGGACGGCAACACTCCCGACCTCGAGGTCGCGATCCTCGGCGGCCAGCCGATCCGCGAGCCGATGGCCCACTACGGCCCGTTCGTCATGAACACCCGCGAGGAGCTCCAGCAGGCGTTCGAGGACTTCCAGAAGGGGCGGCTGGGGACGATCCCGGCGGTTCATGGGATGGGTGAGGGCGGCCTGTAA
- a CDS encoding VOC family protein: MAIQRMDNVGIVVDDLDAAVAFFVELGMELEGRAEIEGLVADRCTGLDGVHCDIAMVRTPDGHSRLELARYRTPEATSADPRDRPHNILGTHRVMFAVDDIEDTVARLRPHGAQLLGGIARFEDSYLLCYVRGPEGIIVGLAEQLHG; encoded by the coding sequence ATGGCGATTCAGCGGATGGACAACGTGGGCATCGTCGTCGACGACCTGGACGCAGCCGTCGCGTTCTTCGTCGAACTCGGTATGGAGCTGGAGGGCAGGGCGGAGATCGAGGGCCTGGTCGCCGACCGGTGCACCGGACTCGACGGCGTCCACTGCGACATCGCGATGGTCCGCACCCCGGACGGCCACAGCCGCCTGGAACTGGCGAGGTACCGCACCCCGGAGGCGACCAGCGCCGACCCGCGCGACCGCCCGCACAACATCCTGGGCACGCACCGCGTGATGTTCGCCGTGGACGACATCGAGGACACGGTCGCCCGCCTGCGCCCGCACGGGGCCCAACTCCTCGGCGGGATCGCCCGGTTCGAGGACAGCTATCTGCTCTGCTACGTCCGCGGGCCGGAGGGGATCATCGTCGGGTTGGCGGAGCAGCTGCACGGCTGA